The Rattus rattus isolate New Zealand chromosome 1, Rrattus_CSIRO_v1, whole genome shotgun sequence genome includes a region encoding these proteins:
- the Spaca1 gene encoding sperm acrosome membrane-associated protein 1 isoform X2 has protein sequence MRARGAGCPAWLLALGWLILVGLQASQASNVTSSIQDPGMAREGESSSENEPEEEIENEGEVVETDTTIEAEEEVQNKTVVKEVEFGMCTVTCGVGIREVILTNGCPGGESKCVVRVEECRGPVDCGWGRPISESLESARLSCIHISPENRFKYVWKLLKPDQQPVILINDSAVLEVPRELHPMAFECDTLDNNEMVASVKFTVYTTTELQMKRSTRPDTDAVLVFVLTIGVIICIFVIFVLIFIIINWAAVKSFWGAKASTTEIQSEMSSMRYKDSTSLDQSPTDIPVHEDDALSEWNE, from the exons ATGCGCGCCAGGGGCGCAGGCTGCCCCGCTTGGCTGCTGGCCCTCGGATGGCTGATCCTGGTGGGCCTGCAGGCCTCGCAGGCATCGAATGTCACCTCCTCCATCCAGGATCCCGGCATGGCCCGCGAGGGCGAGAGCAGCAGCGAGAACGAGCCCGAGGAGGAGATTGAGAACGAAGGCGAAGTGGTTGAGACTGATACCACGATCGAGGCCGAGGAAGAGG TTCAGAACAAAACAGTAGTCAAAGAAGTAGAATTCGGAATGTGCACAGTCACGTGTG GTGTTGGTATCAGAGAAGTAATTTTAACCAATGGATGCCCTGGAGGTGAATCCAAATGTGTTGTTCGTGTGGAAGAATGCCGTGGACCTGTTGATTGTGGCT ggggtAGACCAATTTCTGAAAGTCTTGAAAGTGCTAGACTATCATGTATCCATATATCTCCTGAAAATCGTTTCAAATATGTATGGAAGCTCCTAAAGCCAGATCAA CAACCTGTTATACTGATAAATGACTCAGCAGTCCTGGAAGTACCAAGAGAACTTCATCCTATGGCTTTCGAGTGTGACACCTTGGACAATAATGAAATGGTGGCATCTGTTAAGTTCACAGTCTATACAACAACTG AATTGCAGATGAAAAGATCCACCAGACCAGACACTGATGCCGTCTTAGTCTTCGTGCTGACCATAGGAGTCATCATCTGCATATTTGTGATCTTTGTATTGATTTTCATAATCATAAATTG GGCGGCAGTGAAATCCTTCTGGGGGGCAAAAGCCTCAACAACTGAGATACAGTCCGAGATGAGCTCTATGAGGTACAAAGATTCGACATCACTTGACCAGTCACCAACAGATATACCTGTACATGAAGACGATGCTTTAAGTGAATGGAATGAATGA
- the Spaca1 gene encoding sperm acrosome membrane-associated protein 1 isoform X1 encodes MRARGAGCPAWLLALGWLILVGLQASQASNVTSSIQDPGMAREGESSSENEPEEEIENEGEVVETDTTIEAEEEGEVQNKTVVKEVEFGMCTVTCGVGIREVILTNGCPGGESKCVVRVEECRGPVDCGWGRPISESLESARLSCIHISPENRFKYVWKLLKPDQQPVILINDSAVLEVPRELHPMAFECDTLDNNEMVASVKFTVYTTTELQMKRSTRPDTDAVLVFVLTIGVIICIFVIFVLIFIIINWAAVKSFWGAKASTTEIQSEMSSMRYKDSTSLDQSPTDIPVHEDDALSEWNE; translated from the exons ATGCGCGCCAGGGGCGCAGGCTGCCCCGCTTGGCTGCTGGCCCTCGGATGGCTGATCCTGGTGGGCCTGCAGGCCTCGCAGGCATCGAATGTCACCTCCTCCATCCAGGATCCCGGCATGGCCCGCGAGGGCGAGAGCAGCAGCGAGAACGAGCCCGAGGAGGAGATTGAGAACGAAGGCGAAGTGGTTGAGACTGATACCACGATCGAGGCCGAGGAAGAGGGTGAGG TTCAGAACAAAACAGTAGTCAAAGAAGTAGAATTCGGAATGTGCACAGTCACGTGTG GTGTTGGTATCAGAGAAGTAATTTTAACCAATGGATGCCCTGGAGGTGAATCCAAATGTGTTGTTCGTGTGGAAGAATGCCGTGGACCTGTTGATTGTGGCT ggggtAGACCAATTTCTGAAAGTCTTGAAAGTGCTAGACTATCATGTATCCATATATCTCCTGAAAATCGTTTCAAATATGTATGGAAGCTCCTAAAGCCAGATCAA CAACCTGTTATACTGATAAATGACTCAGCAGTCCTGGAAGTACCAAGAGAACTTCATCCTATGGCTTTCGAGTGTGACACCTTGGACAATAATGAAATGGTGGCATCTGTTAAGTTCACAGTCTATACAACAACTG AATTGCAGATGAAAAGATCCACCAGACCAGACACTGATGCCGTCTTAGTCTTCGTGCTGACCATAGGAGTCATCATCTGCATATTTGTGATCTTTGTATTGATTTTCATAATCATAAATTG GGCGGCAGTGAAATCCTTCTGGGGGGCAAAAGCCTCAACAACTGAGATACAGTCCGAGATGAGCTCTATGAGGTACAAAGATTCGACATCACTTGACCAGTCACCAACAGATATACCTGTACATGAAGACGATGCTTTAAGTGAATGGAATGAATGA